A window of Pseudoliparis swirei isolate HS2019 ecotype Mariana Trench chromosome 2, NWPU_hadal_v1, whole genome shotgun sequence genomic DNA:
ATAAGGGAATCATTAAGGATTAAACTAATCAATTTACAATGCGAAAGTAGTGTATTTTAAATCTGTCATAATAATTCACATTCAAATTTTGTGAATTTTTCAGCAAAACTTAACAgtttttaaatgatatatttgacGATCAATAGATAATctctgaaaaacaacaacatttgattATCAGAAAGGTTCTTCTTCACACTTCTTCACAAAACATAAATGTTTAGTCACTTATGGAAGGTTGATGTTTTGCACATGAAGGTTTTTCATAGTCCGTGAACAACAGTATGCAGCAATGGAGCATCACTGTATAAGGACTGGGAGTAAAAGGCAATGGGTCCTATGGACGATTCAAGTTGTTGCTTTATGTTGCACAACTTTCAAACTGTTTTTGTGAACATAAGTGTCTTAATTACACGTAACATGTCATTACAGTTTGTCCAAGCTGGGAAACAGTCATCTGATTAATCTGATAAATATTCAAACAGGGTTCAGGATTGGAGAAATACTTTTAATCAATGACTAAAGGCTTTAAATGCACGACATGTGTCTCTCAGAGGACCTCTGCTGGCATCCAATGAATTGCTTCATCAGCCCATAGAAATAGTTGCGCTAATATTAGTGTCAGTATACTTTTGCTGTTTAAAATTAAGTAGGCAAGATCAAGAGAACCTGAATCTGAATTAATTATATTTTCAAAAGATGATTCACATtgaatgttttaattaaatgtgtttgttgaGTGCTTGACCAGGCGAGTCGGACAACCAGATTATCTGTTCCTTTTTCTTACAGTTCCTCCTTTTACTGTTAAATTGGGATTGTAACAGAACAAATAATAGAAACAGATGTGATCTGGTGCTCTTGTTTATTGGAAATAAGAATACAGTCAATGTGACACATCTTAAAGCCTATAGAGATTTGAATCAAAGATAAAAGGCTACAAATATGCCCTTTAATTAGAAACAAAGCAAAAGCTATCTCCAATAACAGCCTGCTCTTTGAAGCCAACAGAGAATAAGGGGCTCTGATGCTGCATTGTGGGTGCACCTGTGCAACTATGTCAAGATTCAAAATGATGGACAGCTAAatgtagccaatcagattgTGATTTTGATCTATTTAATGAATGGTGATTGCAAAAATAATGTCAAAAGAAAGAGGAATACCGACAAACAGCATCTGGTGTTGAAGAAAAGCTTTTATTTCCTATTTCAAGAGCAGCATGTGGTAGAATAACTAGTACCTAGATATCCATACATGCAGAGCCACAGAGTGGTGGAAAGAGTCTGTTCTGTGAAAGCGGTCTGTCAGGGGTTCAAGTTGAGGAACGGGGTTATGcgggagttttttttcttttcttggtttGGTCCGGCAGGCAGAAAGAAGGCTTAGTGCTGGATCCTACGAATGGACTGCACCTGGTTGGTGTGAGCCTGGGTGCTGTACTCGTTGTAGTTTCTGTACTCGCCCtggtgtctgtctctctccaggatgtacTGGTAGCCACGGTAACCAGGGAACTGGTAGGCCACCCagctgcacacagagagaggtaaagggagggagagaaagagagagagagagagagagggaggcggtgAGTCAAGGTCAGATCCCAGAATACAATGTTCAATTTACACAAACATTGCAACAAACTTTTTGTTGACAAATGCTAAAAATAATTTTCTATCATGTGTTTTGACCAAAGTTATGTGGAGTGATTGGATtctgcagggtggggaggggggtggagggagggatgcCAGTAAACCGAGGAAGATGTCTAACTTACGCTCCCGAGTTGACTTTGATGGAGGGAACCTCCTTGCTGCACCAGCCCATGGCCTGGAGGGAGGGGTAGTCATCGCACATCTCAAACTTACGGCCCTGGAAGTCCTCACACTCGTACATGGTCACCTTGCTGTCACTGTGGTtctgcagagaaagagagaaggagaaaggcgGTCAGCCAGTCCAACCAGTAACAAGACCAAGACCGGGATGAGTGGCAGGACGTGGTAACTTACAGCGGACTTGATGGGTCTGAAGGAAAGCATGTGCTCGGTTCTGTAGCTGCTGTTTCCGCTCCAGGCCTCGTAGCGAGGGTAGTCTCCCTTCTCCAGGACAAACTGCTGGCCCTGGAATTCTGGGTACTCAAAACCCACCCAACTGGAGTGGAACGATGAGAAGGGGGGTGGATTGAAATGTTGAGATTAAATGAGCATACAATATGTAAAATATCTAGAAATGAATCAATCATTGACGTCTAAactctaaaataaaaacaatgttgaACCACTAAGTGTAACGTAGTTTCAGGGCGACAACACTGGAGCTGTCCTTTTTCGTGAAACAACAGAGTCCAACGCCCAGCGAATGGCCCCGAGTGAAAGCGACATGCGGCTTCTTTTGTCAAAGGGAGCACAAAGCAAAcacggagctgctgctgctgctgcggctgcaCCCAGGGCTCTTTATCTGAtcgccagtcagtcagccaccCGGGCTAAGAGCCGGCAGCTGCACACATCCAACTCATATCACAACACGGATACACTtggatgcatgcacacacacacacacacacatatgcaaggGATACATGCCAAGTAGCGATGCAATAACATCGTAAGCTGTAATGTTTTTTGGTATTCTGAGTAAAGTCAGTTTTTGTTGGGTCGTTTGGCTTCAATCAGACTTTTTCAAGCAGATCAAATTAGAATTCCAAGAGAAGCAAATAAAGGGATTCTGTTAGTGATTATTATGGTTGGAGAAATCCGGATTTTTAAGCAGCATTGTATGTTTGATAAAGATGACAGACCAACATACCGTGGAAATTAAACTCACTCTCATTATGACTAATACTATGTATTCAGTAAAGATACAATTTTAACCAGATCCTAACAAATCCTTGACTCAAATCAAACCTTTTCATGAAGACGTTAGAACTTAATTAGGTTCAAAATTgtaataaagaaattaaaagatCTCAATGCTGATTATGATCCACACAGAGGATGAAATGAAAAGGTCAAGAGGTTAAAGAGAAGTGATTTTGATGATGTCAGCACAAAACAGAGATAGATGGAGAGAACAGAAGTAAACACCAACAGCGTGGACTTACGGTCCATTCTCCACCTTGATGGAGCGGATCTTGTTGAAGCCCCTCTCCATGATGTTTTGGCACTCCAGCATGAACTCACAGCGCTTTCCCTGGAagttctcctcctcccagactgtGATCTTGAACTGGCCCATCTGCTCCATCTGCTGAGTGTTCATGGCTAATGCTTCTCCCTTCGGGGTTACTCTCTGGTGATGGTGGGGGCGTTAAAAAACACAGTTAGTGTTAAAAGAtggacaaatcaaatcaaaatccCCGACACGTCCTGTGAACGGCTCGTGTCAGGAGGACCGGAAGAAGTGAATGAATAGACAACAAATGTTTCCTTTTTGATGAGACACAAATCAGACTGAGAACAAGTTGGCGTTTATCTAAATCAAGTCAAAACTTCAGCCTTTGTATTTTAGCTAGGTGTGAACCACTGCCTTTCTATCTGGAGTATATTATTACGGCTTCACTCTGGAATTATATATATCTCCCAAAGGTGTCACTAGAAGGGAACAATTCCtgtcatttatattttttccatttctcACAGATTTGTCTATGTTTCCATTGAAGAGATTCAATTTAGAACCACAGACTTTGCTCCTCCCTTTAAATTGTATTCCTGTTACATGAAGTAAATACCACACCAGCCCCACATAGGCAAGAGGCATCTTAAAACATGCATGTGCCTCCAGAACCATTTGAAGAATGGATCACTTCTAACAGAACTTGCTAGCCATACTTAGCTTAATTTCTTCAGTTTTGAAGATTACAAAAATTGCACATTAGCCCACTGGTTTGAGAAAAATATGGGTTTGATATCTGCATGGCAAACACAAGCACACCAGTGAGGCATAATGTTGCCAGCTGTTTCCACGAGCACGACTGCTAAACTACTTTCCCCAAAAAGAAAATCTAGAAAGTGGCTACAGTGTTTTTCTCTCTTAGCAAAATTAAAGTTTCAATCAAATTGCACGGCTGCCTATCTGTCAGTATGGGCAGCATCTAGGCGGCTGCTGGGCTCCACCCCAGTACACATAGCTGCCCCCCGTTGCTTAGCTTAGTCTGAGGCAGTGTGTTGATATACTTACAGACAGTACTGAGGTGGGACAGATGCAGTCAATTCAATGTCGGCTGAAAGACCCTTGCCCGTGTTTTTATAGGGCCGAGCCCGCTGGACCCGCGCCACTCCATTAGCCCAGCAGCCTTGCACACTCAGCAGCTGAGCGGGCCGGCTGAAAGGGGAACATTAGCCTCGCGCTTTGTGGAGGCTCCAGAGCCGCATTGTCCCCAGAGCCCCAAACTAACGTAGTCATCAATATGGCAGCCACAGTCAGTGGCAAACGGACCCAGAACCATACAATGGTAACGCACTGACACAACAGTTTGTTTGGTGGTGCAGGATAATAGACGCATTCTGGGAGCTgatcccctctctctttctctccctctcggcTGAAGGTACACTGGATCCTAAACTCGAGGTGGGGAATGGGCCCACGGCGTCCCGCACAGAGAGTACAAGGACATGTGCCACTTTAACCTCAAGGgcgtctt
This region includes:
- the cryba2b gene encoding beta-crystallin A2b, with amino-acid sequence MNTQQMEQMGQFKITVWEEENFQGKRCEFMLECQNIMERGFNKIRSIKVENGPWVGFEYPEFQGQQFVLEKGDYPRYEAWSGNSSYRTEHMLSFRPIKSANHSDSKVTMYECEDFQGRKFEMCDDYPSLQAMGWCSKEVPSIKVNSGAWVAYQFPGYRGYQYILERDRHQGEYRNYNEYSTQAHTNQVQSIRRIQH